Proteins from a single region of Theobroma cacao cultivar B97-61/B2 chromosome 10, Criollo_cocoa_genome_V2, whole genome shotgun sequence:
- the LOC18586067 gene encoding protein HESO1, with the protein MNSYSQVESTLQEVLEVIKPLREDWVTRQKIIDELREVVQSMESLRGATVEPFGSLVSNLFTRWGDLDISIELPYGSYVSSAGKKRKQTLLGELQRALKQKDGWQRLQFIPHARVPILKIESRWQNISCDISIDNLQGQIKSKFLFWLNEIDGRFREMVLLVKEWASANGINNPKAGTFNSYSLTLLVIFHFQTCAPAIFPPLKDIYPRNVVTDLTGVRADAERRIAQVCSSNIARFRSGRTVNRSSLSELFISFIAKFSDINSKASDMGICTFTGQWEYITSNMRWLPRTYAIFVEDPFEQPENASRAVSQKQLIKIAEAFETTRCMLISANLTQSTLLPTLVGPKTSRFIVKQQSVSSSSYNGGHYPNTRPQVHRAVHSPLLMQQHQYRNSRPAASQMQQHQAQMVMPSPSRVQPQFPKTRVESRPRPAHQYQKSTPSVSQVQPQFLRARPESFSGSFATQRPVQLKHNQGQMWRPKSDK; encoded by the exons ATGAATTCATATAGTCAAGTGGAGTCAACTCTCCAGGAAGTACTTGAAGTGATCAAGCCCTTGCGTGAGGATTGGGTCACGCGGCAGAAGATCATTGATGAATTGCGCGAAGTTGTTCAATCTATGGAAAGTTTAAGAG GTGCAACTGTGGAGCCATTTGGATCACTTGTGTCTAATCTCTTCACAAGGTGGGGAGACTTGGACATTTCTATCGAGTTACCTTATGGTTCATATGTTTCATCTGCTGGAAAGAAACGGAAACAGACTCTACTTGGCGAATTACAAAGAGCTTTGAAACAAAAAG ACGGATGGCAGAGATTACAATTTATTCCCCACGCAAGAGTTCCCATCTTGAAAATTGAGAGCAGATGGCAGAACATCTCTTGTGATATTTCCATCGATAATCTGCAGGGCCAAATAAAGTCCAAATTCTTGTTTTGGCTCAATGAGATAGATGGGCGCTTTCGTGAGATGGTTTTACTG GTCAAGGAATGGGCCAGTGCTAATGGTATTAATAATCCAAAGGCTGGCACATTCAACTCGTATTCCCTCACTTTGCTGGTTATCTTCCATTTTCAG ACATGTGCACCTGCAATTTTTCCTCCTTTAAAAGATATATATCCACGTAATGTTGTTACTGATCTCACAG GTGTCAGAGCTGATGCAGAGAGAAGAATTGCACAAGTATGTTCTTCTAACATTGCCAGGTTTAGATCAGGCAGAACCGTAAATCGAAGTTCTTTGTCTGAGTTGTTCATTTCCTTCATAGCAAAG TTTTCAGACATAAATTCCAAGGCCTCGGACATGGGAATCTGCACATTTACGGGACAGTGGGAGTATATAACAAGCAATATGAGATGGTTGCCCAGGACTTATGCAATATTT GTCGAGGATCCTTTCGAACAGCCAGAAAATGCTTCGAGAGCCGTCAGTCAGAAACAACTGATAAAGATAGCTGAGGCATTTGAGACAACTCGGTGTATGCTCATCTCAGCCAATCTGACCCAAAGTACTCTCCTCCCTACATTAGTCGGGCCGAAAACATCCCGATTTATTGTAAAACAACAGTCTGTCAGTTCCTCAAGCTACAATGGTGGGCACTACCCGAATACACGTCCACAGGTGCACCGGGCTGTGCATTCACCTTTGCTAATGCAGCAGCACCAGTACAGGAACTCAAGGCCCGCAGCCTCGCAAATGCAGCAACATCAAGCTCAGATGGTGATGCCCTCGCCCTCAAGAGTGCAGCCTcaatttcccaaaacaagggTGGAAAGTAGACCAAGGCCAGCACATCAGTATCAGAAGTCGACACCTTCAGTCTCACAAGTGCAACCTCAGTTTCTGAGAGCGAGGCCGGAAAGTTTTTCTGGCAGTTTTGCCACTCAAAGGCCTGTCCAGCTAAAACATAATCAAGGGCAGATGTGGAGACCTAAATCTGATAAATAG
- the LOC18586068 gene encoding probable methyltransferase PMT11 isoform X2 translates to MKLLGNVDFLKSPTAIKFSAFIFISVSFFYLGKHWSDGSRQLIFFSRQSPTKTTPSLASVAYSPNLNKVFNISALINTTEPETGPKPAGSVNSKENSVSVSEPAAPPPPDRIKSYGIVDENGTMSDEFEIGEFDPDLVENWGNGTEIEAETEKEDVRVTFRVKKFGLCKENMREYIPCLDNVEAIRRLKSTERGERFERHCPEKGKGLNCLVPAPKGYKPPIPWPRSRDEVWFSNVPHTRLVDDKGGQNWIARGKDKFKFPGGGTQFIHGADQYLDQISKMVPEITFGNHIRVVLDVGCGVASFGAYLLSRNVITMSIAPKDVHENQIQFALERGVPAMVAAFATRRLPYPSQAFDLIHCSRCRINWTRDDGILLLEVNRMLRAGGYFAWAAQPVYKHEEALEQQWKEMLNLTTNLCWNLVKKEGYIAIWQKPFKNSCYLSREAGTSPPLCDPDDDPDNVWYVDLKACISRLPENGYGANVVPWPARLQMPPDRLQSIQIDSYIARKELFKAESKYWNEIVASYVRALHWKKFKLRNVLDMRAGFGGCEPFDTYPRTYDFLHAAGLFSIERKRCNMSTIMLEMDRILRPGGRVYIRDSLDVMDELQDIAKAMGWHPSLRDTSEGPHASYRILTCDKRLLRG, encoded by the exons ATGAAACTTCTCGGCAATGTCGATTTCCTCAAGAGCCCAACAGCAATCAAATTCTCGGCCTTCATTTTCATATCCGTGTCTTTCTTTTACTTAGGGAAACACTGGTCCGACGGTTCCCGCCAGCTCATCTTCTTCTCCCGCCAATCCCCTACTAAAACGACGCCGTCTTTGGCTTCCGTTGCTTATTCTCCTAATCTCAATAAAGTATTCAACATATCCGCTCTCATTAACACCACCGAACCGGAAACCGGACCGAAACCAGCTGGTTCAGTTAACAGCAAAGAAAACTCGGTGTCGGTGTCCGAGCCAGCTGCCCCTCCGCCGCCGGATCGGATCAAGAGTTACGGGATCGTGGATGAGAATGGGACGATGTCGGATGAGTTTGAGATCGGGGAGTTCGACCCGGATTTGGTGGAGAATTGGGGGAACGGAACGGAGATTGAGGCGGAAACGGAAAAGGAGGATGTTAGAGTTACGTTTAGGGTTAAGAAGTTTGGGCTTTGTAAAGAGAATATGAGAGAGTATATACCCTGTTTGGATAACGTGGAAGCCATTAGGAGGCTTAAATCGACGGAGAGAGGGGAGAGATTTGAACGGCATTGTccggaaaaaggaaaaggattAAATTGCTTGGTTCCAGCTCCGAAAGGGTACAAGCCTCCGATCCCGTGGCCTAGGAGCCGTGATGAG GTATGGTTCAGCAATGTTCCTCATACACGTCTAGTAGATGacaaaggtggtcaaaattgGATTGCAAGAGGAAAAGATAAATTCAAGTTTCCTGGAGGTGGTACACAGTTCATACATGGGGCGGACCAATACCTGGATCAGATTTCTAAG ATGGTCCCTGAGATTACATTTGGTAATCATATTCGAGTTGTTCTGGATGTTGGATGTGGTGTGGCAAGTTTCGGTGCCTATTTGCTATCTCGGAATGTTATAACCATGTCAATAGCTCCGAAAGATGTTCATGAAAACCAGATTCAATTTGCACTTGAGCGTGGAGTGCCTGCAATGGTGGCTGCATTTGCAACTCGCCGCCTACCTTACCCAAGTCAAGCCTTTGATTTAATACATTGTTCTAGATGTCGTATCAATTGGACTCGTGATG ATGGAATTTTGCTCCTTGAGGTGAATAGAATGCTCAGGGCTGGTGGATATTTTGCTTGGGCAGCACAGCCAGTTTACAAGCACGAAGAAGCCCTTGAGCAACAGTGGAAAG AGATGCTTAACCTTACTACTAACCTCTGCTGGAACCTTGTAAAGAAGGAAGGATATATTGCAATATGGCAGAAGCCCTTTAAAAACAGCTGTTATTTAAGCCGTGAAGCTGGGACCAGTCCTCCTTTGTGTGATCCAGATGATGACCCAGATAATGTTTG GTATGTTGATCTGAAAGCATGCATCAGTCGACTTCCTGAGAATGGATATGGTGCAAATGTTGTTCCTTGGCCTGCTCGTCTGCAAATGCCACCTGACAGGCTGCAGAGCATACAAATTGATTCCTATATAGCTAGGAAAGAGCTTTTCAAGGCAGAATCAAAATACTGGAATGAAATAGTGGCAAGCTATGTCCGCGCTCTACATTGGAAGAAGTTTAAACTGAGAAATGTATTGGACATGAGAGCTGGCTTTGGAGG GTGTGAACCATTTGATACATACCCAAGGACCTATGATTTCTTGCATGCAGCTGGCCTCTTCTCAATTGAGAGGAAAAG ATGTAATATGTCTACAATCATGCTTGAAATGGATCGGATATTGAGACCTGGTGGACGAGTATACATCCGTGATTCTCTTGATGTTATGGATGAACTTCAAGATATCGCAAAAGCCATGGGTTGGCACCCATCTCTACGTGATACATCTGAGGGTCCTCATGCAAGTTACAGGATCTTGACATGTGACAAGCGCCTACTTCGTGGTTGA
- the LOC18586068 gene encoding probable methyltransferase PMT11 isoform X1, producing the protein MKLLGNVDFLKSPTAIKFSAFIFISVSFFYLGKHWSDGSRQLIFFSRQSPTKTTPSLASVAYSPNLNKVFNISALINTTEPETGPKPAGSVNSKENSVSVSEPAAPPPPDRIKSYGIVDENGTMSDEFEIGEFDPDLVENWGNGTEIEAETEKEDVRVTFRVKKFGLCKENMREYIPCLDNVEAIRRLKSTERGERFERHCPEKGKGLNCLVPAPKGYKPPIPWPRSRDEVWFSNVPHTRLVDDKGGQNWIARGKDKFKFPGGGTQFIHGADQYLDQISKMVPEITFGNHIRVVLDVGCGVASFGAYLLSRNVITMSIAPKDVHENQIQFALERGVPAMVAAFATRRLPYPSQAFDLIHCSRCRINWTRDDGILLLEVNRMLRAGGYFAWAAQPVYKHEEALEQQWKEMLNLTTNLCWNLVKKEGYIAIWQKPFKNSCYLSREAGTSPPLCDPDDDPDNVWYVDLKACISRLPENGYGANVVPWPARLQMPPDRLQSIQIDSYIARKELFKAESKYWNEIVASYVRALHWKKFKLRNVLDMRAGFGGFAAALIDNQLDAWVLNVVPVSGPNTLPVIYDRGLIGVMHDWCEPFDTYPRTYDFLHAAGLFSIERKRCNMSTIMLEMDRILRPGGRVYIRDSLDVMDELQDIAKAMGWHPSLRDTSEGPHASYRILTCDKRLLRG; encoded by the exons ATGAAACTTCTCGGCAATGTCGATTTCCTCAAGAGCCCAACAGCAATCAAATTCTCGGCCTTCATTTTCATATCCGTGTCTTTCTTTTACTTAGGGAAACACTGGTCCGACGGTTCCCGCCAGCTCATCTTCTTCTCCCGCCAATCCCCTACTAAAACGACGCCGTCTTTGGCTTCCGTTGCTTATTCTCCTAATCTCAATAAAGTATTCAACATATCCGCTCTCATTAACACCACCGAACCGGAAACCGGACCGAAACCAGCTGGTTCAGTTAACAGCAAAGAAAACTCGGTGTCGGTGTCCGAGCCAGCTGCCCCTCCGCCGCCGGATCGGATCAAGAGTTACGGGATCGTGGATGAGAATGGGACGATGTCGGATGAGTTTGAGATCGGGGAGTTCGACCCGGATTTGGTGGAGAATTGGGGGAACGGAACGGAGATTGAGGCGGAAACGGAAAAGGAGGATGTTAGAGTTACGTTTAGGGTTAAGAAGTTTGGGCTTTGTAAAGAGAATATGAGAGAGTATATACCCTGTTTGGATAACGTGGAAGCCATTAGGAGGCTTAAATCGACGGAGAGAGGGGAGAGATTTGAACGGCATTGTccggaaaaaggaaaaggattAAATTGCTTGGTTCCAGCTCCGAAAGGGTACAAGCCTCCGATCCCGTGGCCTAGGAGCCGTGATGAG GTATGGTTCAGCAATGTTCCTCATACACGTCTAGTAGATGacaaaggtggtcaaaattgGATTGCAAGAGGAAAAGATAAATTCAAGTTTCCTGGAGGTGGTACACAGTTCATACATGGGGCGGACCAATACCTGGATCAGATTTCTAAG ATGGTCCCTGAGATTACATTTGGTAATCATATTCGAGTTGTTCTGGATGTTGGATGTGGTGTGGCAAGTTTCGGTGCCTATTTGCTATCTCGGAATGTTATAACCATGTCAATAGCTCCGAAAGATGTTCATGAAAACCAGATTCAATTTGCACTTGAGCGTGGAGTGCCTGCAATGGTGGCTGCATTTGCAACTCGCCGCCTACCTTACCCAAGTCAAGCCTTTGATTTAATACATTGTTCTAGATGTCGTATCAATTGGACTCGTGATG ATGGAATTTTGCTCCTTGAGGTGAATAGAATGCTCAGGGCTGGTGGATATTTTGCTTGGGCAGCACAGCCAGTTTACAAGCACGAAGAAGCCCTTGAGCAACAGTGGAAAG AGATGCTTAACCTTACTACTAACCTCTGCTGGAACCTTGTAAAGAAGGAAGGATATATTGCAATATGGCAGAAGCCCTTTAAAAACAGCTGTTATTTAAGCCGTGAAGCTGGGACCAGTCCTCCTTTGTGTGATCCAGATGATGACCCAGATAATGTTTG GTATGTTGATCTGAAAGCATGCATCAGTCGACTTCCTGAGAATGGATATGGTGCAAATGTTGTTCCTTGGCCTGCTCGTCTGCAAATGCCACCTGACAGGCTGCAGAGCATACAAATTGATTCCTATATAGCTAGGAAAGAGCTTTTCAAGGCAGAATCAAAATACTGGAATGAAATAGTGGCAAGCTATGTCCGCGCTCTACATTGGAAGAAGTTTAAACTGAGAAATGTATTGGACATGAGAGCTGGCTTTGGAGG ATTTGCAGCAGCCCTAATTGATAATCAACTTGATGCGTGGGTTCTAAATGTGGTCCCTGTTAGTGGGCCCAATACCTTGCCTGTTATTTATGATCGTGGATTAATAGGGGTCATGCATGATTG GTGTGAACCATTTGATACATACCCAAGGACCTATGATTTCTTGCATGCAGCTGGCCTCTTCTCAATTGAGAGGAAAAG ATGTAATATGTCTACAATCATGCTTGAAATGGATCGGATATTGAGACCTGGTGGACGAGTATACATCCGTGATTCTCTTGATGTTATGGATGAACTTCAAGATATCGCAAAAGCCATGGGTTGGCACCCATCTCTACGTGATACATCTGAGGGTCCTCATGCAAGTTACAGGATCTTGACATGTGACAAGCGCCTACTTCGTGGTTGA
- the LOC18586069 gene encoding BTB/POZ and MATH domain-containing protein 3 codes for MDDFKDSVSKSVSETVNGSHQFTIKGYSLAKGMGPGKCIASDVFTVGGFDWVIYFYPDGKNPEDSAMYVSVFIALASEGTDVRALFELTLVDQSGKGKHKVHSHFDRALESGPYTLKYRGSMWGYKRFFRRTTLETSDYIKDDCLIMNCTVGVVRTRLEGPKQCSISVPPSEMGQNLKALLESEVGCDIIFQVVDEKFKAHKLILAARSPVFRAQFFGLVGDPNMDKVVVEDFEPSIFKAMLLFIYTDKLPDVQEITGSTSMCMSTNMVQHLLAAADLYNLDRLKVLCEAKLCEELNADTVATTLALAEQHHCAQLKAICLKFAATPANLGAVMQSEGFRHLEECCPSLLSELLKTFASGEESLSQLSSRKRSGSSVYGMDLAAEGPVAESVNPNGRRVRRR; via the exons ATGGACGATTTCAAGGACTCGGTATCGAAATCGGTGAGCGAGACTGTGAACGGGTCGCACCAGTTCACGATCAAGGGTTACTCGTTGGCGAAAGGGATGGGCCCTGGAAAATGTATAGCCAGCGATGTTTTCACCGTCGGAGGTTTCGATTGGGTGATTTACTTTTACCCCGACGGTAAAAATCCGGAGGATAGTGCTATGTATGTTTCGGTTTTCATTGCTCTGGCCAGCGAAGGTACCGATGTCCGTGCACTTTTCGAGCTCACGCTTGTGGACCAGAGTGGGAAAGGGAAGCATAAGGTTCATAGTCACTTTGATCGGGCGTTGGAGAGTGGACCTTATACGTTGAAGTATAGAGGGAGCATGTG GGGTTACAAGCGTTTCTTTAGAAGAACAACTTTAGAAACTTCTGACTATATTAAGGATGATTGCCTAATCATGAACTGCACTGTTGGAGTAGTCAGAACTCGCCTCGAGGGACCAAAGCAGTGTTCTATTTCTGTACCGCCATCAGAAATGGGTCAGAATCTTAAAGCCTTGTTGGAGTCTGAAGTTGGTTGTGATATCATTTTCCAGGTTGTTGATGAGAAATTTAAAGCACATAAGTTGATCCTTGCTGCCCGCTCACCTGTTTTTAGAGCGCAGTTTTTTGGGCTTGTTGGGGATCCTAACATGGATAAAGTAGTAGTGGAAGATTTTGAGCCCTCTATCTTCAAG GCAAtgcttttgtttatttatacCGACAAGCTTCCTGATGTACAAGAGATTACAGGCTCAACGTCCATGTGTATGTCTACCAACATGGTGCAGCATCTTTTGGCTGCTGCTGATCTGTACAATTTAGATAGACTCAAAGTGTTGTGCGAGGCAAAATTGTGTGAAGAACTTAATGCTGACACAGTGGCAACAACCCTTGCACTAGCTGAGCAGCACCATTGCGCACAGCTTAAGGCCATATGTTTGAAATTTGCTGCAACTCCAGCAAACTTGGGAG CGGTAATGCAGTCAGAAGGGTTCAGGCACTTGGAGGAATGTTGCCCATCTTTGTTGTCTGAGCTTTTGAAGACCTTTGCATCAGGTGAGGAGAGCTTGAGTCAGCTGTCCAGTAGGAAGAGGAGTGGCAGCAGTGTATACGGGATGGATCTAGCAGCAGAAGGTCCTGTGGCAGAATCGGTGAATCCTAATGGCAGGCGTGTTCGGAGGCGTTGA
- the LOC18586071 gene encoding ultraviolet-B receptor UVR8 isoform X1, with the protein MNGEGKESEEVKMEEVNRERLVFMWGYLPGALPQRTPLLSPVVVRIPASVGCSWTDVCGGGCGFAMAISDSGKLITWGSTDDLGQSYVTSGKHGETPEPFPLPTEASVVKAAAGWAHCVAVTENGEVYTWGWKECIPSGKVFGDPSMGTSLEKDVFERQNSFLTEQVSPRSQGSRSSGGTFSAADGKGGGEESTKRRRISSAKQATESSSSGDETLSALPCLVTLNPGVRIVSVAAGGRHTLALSDIGQVWGWGYGGEGQLGLGSRIRMVSSPHPVTCIEPSSYGKDRAAALSRGSMSAEGQSFRIPGSYVKAIACGGRHSAVITDAGALLTFGWGLYGQCGQGSTDDELSPTCVSSLLGIRIEAVAAGLWHTVCISADGDVYAFGGNQFGQLGTGGDQAETLPRLLDAPSLENTHAKVVSCGARHSAVITEDGKVFCWGWNKYGQLGLGDVIDRNIPSQVTIDGCGPKNIACGWWHTLLLADSPT; encoded by the exons ATGAAtggagaaggaaaagaaagcgAGGAGGTGAAAATGGAGGAAGTGAACAGAGAGCGGTTGGTTTTCATGTGGGGATATTTACCTGGAGCGTTACCGCAACGGACGCCGCTTTTATCGCCTGTTGTTGTGCGGATTCCGGCTTCTGTCGGTTGTTCTTGGACGGACGTATGCGGAGGCGGTTGCGGATTCGCCATGGCCATTtctg ATTCGGGGAAGCTTATCACATGGGGTTCAACGGATGATTTAGGTCAAAGCTACGTTACATCCGGGAAGCACGGG GAAACGCCAGAGCCATTTCCACTTCCAACTGAAGCTTCTGTAGTAAAAGCAGCAGCTGGTTGGGCTCACTGTGTTGCAGTTACAG AAAATGGAGAAGTTTATACATGGGGGTGGAAAGAGTGTATTCCCTCAGGGAAGGTATTTGGTGATCCATCCATGGGAACAAGCTTAGAAAAGGATGTATTCGAAAGACAGAACTCGTTTTTGACAGAGCAAG TGAGCCCTCGCTCTCAAGGCTCAAGATCAAGTGGCGGAACATTTTCTGCTGCCGATGGTAAGGGTGGTGGAGAGGAAAgtacaaaaagaagaagaatatcATCAGCAAAACAGGCCACTGAAAGCTCATCCTCTGGTGATGAAACTCTCTCTGCATTGCCATGTCTAGTAACTTTAAATCCGGGAGTGAGAATTGTTTCTGTGGCTGCTGGTGGGCGCCATACTTTAGCATTGTCAG ATATTGGACAGGTCTGGGGTTGGGGCTATGGAGGTGAGGGACAGCTGGGTTTGGGTTCCAGGATACGAATGGTATCCTCTCCCCATCCTGTAACTTGCATTGAGCCCTCATCTTATGGGAAAGATAGAGCTGCTGCACTTTCTCGAGGAAGCATGAGTGCAGAGGGGCAGAGTTTTAGAATTCCTGGAAGTTATGTGAAGGCAATTGCCTGTGGAGGACGACACAGTGCAGTAATCACAG ATGCTGGAGCTCTTCTTACTTTTGGCTGGGGACTCTATGGACAG TGTGGGCAAGGAAGTACAGATGATGAATTAAGCCCAACTTGTGTATCTTCCTTACTGGGCATCAGGATAGAGGCAGTTGCAGCAGGACTGTGGCACACAGTTTGCATATCAGCTGATGGTGATGTGTATGCATTTGGTGGGAATCAGTTTGGGCAGTTGGGAACTGGTGGTGATCAAGCTGAG ACTCTTCCCCGGCTCTTGGATGCTCCAAGTTTGGAAAATACACATGCAAAAGTTGTCTCATGTGGAGCTCGTCACAGTGCTGTTATCACAG AGGATGGGAAAGTGTTCTGCTGGGGATGGAACAAGTATGGCCAG CTCGGCCTGGGTGACGTGATTGATCGCAACATTCCTTCTCAAGTTACGATAGATGGTTGTGGCCCTAAAAACATCGCATGTGGCTGGTGGCATACCCTGCTTCTGGCTGACTCCCCCACTTGA
- the LOC18586071 gene encoding ultraviolet-B receptor UVR8 isoform X2 encodes MNGEGKESEEVKMEEVNRERLVFMWGYLPGALPQRTPLLSPVVVRIPASVGCSWTDVCGGGCGFAMAISDSGKLITWGSTDDLGQSYVTSGKHGETPEPFPLPTEASVVKAAAGWAHCVAVTENGEVYTWGWKECIPSGKVFGDPSMGTSLEKDVFERQNSFLTEQVSPRSQGSRSSGGTFSAADGKGGGEESTKRRRISSAKQATESSSSGDETLSALPCLVTLNPGVRIVSVAAGGRHTLALSDIGQVWGWGYGGEGQLGLGSRIRMVSSPHPVTCIEPSSYGKDRAAALSRGSMSAEGQSFRIPGSYVKAIACGGRHSAVITDAGALLTFGWGLYGQCGQGSTDDELSPTCVSSLLGIRIEAVAAGLWHTVCISADGDVYAFGGNQFGQLGTGGDQAETLPRLLDAPSLENTHAKVVSCGARHSAVITARPG; translated from the exons ATGAAtggagaaggaaaagaaagcgAGGAGGTGAAAATGGAGGAAGTGAACAGAGAGCGGTTGGTTTTCATGTGGGGATATTTACCTGGAGCGTTACCGCAACGGACGCCGCTTTTATCGCCTGTTGTTGTGCGGATTCCGGCTTCTGTCGGTTGTTCTTGGACGGACGTATGCGGAGGCGGTTGCGGATTCGCCATGGCCATTtctg ATTCGGGGAAGCTTATCACATGGGGTTCAACGGATGATTTAGGTCAAAGCTACGTTACATCCGGGAAGCACGGG GAAACGCCAGAGCCATTTCCACTTCCAACTGAAGCTTCTGTAGTAAAAGCAGCAGCTGGTTGGGCTCACTGTGTTGCAGTTACAG AAAATGGAGAAGTTTATACATGGGGGTGGAAAGAGTGTATTCCCTCAGGGAAGGTATTTGGTGATCCATCCATGGGAACAAGCTTAGAAAAGGATGTATTCGAAAGACAGAACTCGTTTTTGACAGAGCAAG TGAGCCCTCGCTCTCAAGGCTCAAGATCAAGTGGCGGAACATTTTCTGCTGCCGATGGTAAGGGTGGTGGAGAGGAAAgtacaaaaagaagaagaatatcATCAGCAAAACAGGCCACTGAAAGCTCATCCTCTGGTGATGAAACTCTCTCTGCATTGCCATGTCTAGTAACTTTAAATCCGGGAGTGAGAATTGTTTCTGTGGCTGCTGGTGGGCGCCATACTTTAGCATTGTCAG ATATTGGACAGGTCTGGGGTTGGGGCTATGGAGGTGAGGGACAGCTGGGTTTGGGTTCCAGGATACGAATGGTATCCTCTCCCCATCCTGTAACTTGCATTGAGCCCTCATCTTATGGGAAAGATAGAGCTGCTGCACTTTCTCGAGGAAGCATGAGTGCAGAGGGGCAGAGTTTTAGAATTCCTGGAAGTTATGTGAAGGCAATTGCCTGTGGAGGACGACACAGTGCAGTAATCACAG ATGCTGGAGCTCTTCTTACTTTTGGCTGGGGACTCTATGGACAG TGTGGGCAAGGAAGTACAGATGATGAATTAAGCCCAACTTGTGTATCTTCCTTACTGGGCATCAGGATAGAGGCAGTTGCAGCAGGACTGTGGCACACAGTTTGCATATCAGCTGATGGTGATGTGTATGCATTTGGTGGGAATCAGTTTGGGCAGTTGGGAACTGGTGGTGATCAAGCTGAG ACTCTTCCCCGGCTCTTGGATGCTCCAAGTTTGGAAAATACACATGCAAAAGTTGTCTCATGTGGAGCTCGTCACAGTGCTGTTATCACAG CTCGGCCTGGGTGA